A region of the Apium graveolens cultivar Ventura chromosome 6, ASM990537v1, whole genome shotgun sequence genome:
GAAATTTGCTATGGTGAAGTTAATACCAGTTTTTGGCTAGCTCCCATGAAGAAATGAAACTTGTGCTATTTTTTTTTTGTTACTCTGTTCCAAAGGAGTTGTATTTTTTGTGTCGTGTAAACTGTTGCTAAAATTCATTTGGAAACTTCAAGTAGCTTGCTTTGGTCCTGTCTTATTTGTTTTGTACATGACCTGAGAATGTTATACACCGCGCAAGAATATTTTTTTAAGGGGTATTATTTTAATAGATGAATAGTATTAGGTGAATATAATGACCAAATCATCTGGTTTTGCAGAACATAAACAAAATTCGGAAAGTGAAGTCGCCCGTGCTAGTTATTCATGTAAGTAATTCTCATTTTAAATGTTGGAGCTTTGCATTTATCAGCTACTCTGTTACCAACTTTATCTGTGATGCATCAATACTTGAGGCTGTACATCTATTTTTTGTGGTTACAACAACTATTGATGGAAGATAGTCAGACTTTAAACTGCACTAATGAACTTTAGGCAATGTCTATTGAGAAAACCAGAGATTCTTTAAATGTCAAGTAGGCACCGATAGTTAGCAGATTTAGTATGGATCATTTATATAAGAAGTGTTAATGTTTCAGTCTAACCAGGCGTGTTGATTTTTACATGTCTCCTTGATAACGTTTTGATCGAGAGGTTTCTTGAGGCAAACCTTTGATCGGATGACAGGCTGTTACAAACATCACCTTTTCCTGCTACACAtgattattattaattttattgaATTTGTAATCCATTAGGCACATTTCATTAAATGGTTGccaaaatatatttatttaccTATCCATTAAATGGTTAGTAATACATAATTTCATAtggtttttattttattattaggTCGAGTTATTGTGGGTCTCTAGGTCTAGTATAGAGGCTGTTTGTGAAAAATATCAGTTGATGTTTTCTTCAGAATGTTATGACATGCCATCTTTAATATTTTGTCATAATTTAAAGAATGTgtttggtatatatatatgcatctTATTATGTAGTAAGACTTCCCTGCCCTTAGTCATGTACAAACGGCATACAAGAGATTGTGTTCCTGTGTAGCTCATTGGTATTCATATTGTATCTGCGTATATAGTTTAATCATACTCATATGATTGGATATGATCAAAACCATTCCTATGTATGCTTTAAGGATTCCAAATGTCAAGATATCAAATTCATGTCAATTTAAACCTTGATGAAAATGCAAATCTTTATAATTGTGTCCTCGAGCTTTATTTTCTCTATATATGCCTGAATTTTCCTTTCTACCCTTTTTCAGGGTACTGAAGATGATGTAGTAAATTGGTTACACGGCGATGGACTATGGAAAATGGCCAGAGACCCATACGAGCCCTTGTGGATTAAAGGTGGCGGTCATTGCAACCTGGAGCTCTACCCAGATTACATTCACCATCTCTGCAAGTTTGTCCAAGAAATGGAAAACATGACCACTGAGGTCCGCCTGAAAAAGATCCGCCAAAATCTTCCTTTGCCAAAAGGACCAAATGCTacagttgcaaaatctaccaaatgCTGCTGCTGTGGAATCAGATTAAGGTGGCCCAAGTGCCTTACATGTTCGATCCCTAGCTGTTTACATTGCTCAAAACCTAGCTGCCTAAAATGGTCATCTCATAGCTGCCTAAAATGTTCATCTCCCGGCTGCTGCTTCAAATGTCCGAGTTGTAGCTGCGTCAAATGTTTAAGTTGTAGCTGCTTTAACTGTTTCTCGGGATCTAAAAGCCAAGGATGTCAACCACGATGTCCAGAATGTTTTAAACCTGGCTTGACGAAATGTTCATGCGGTGTAAGGTGTTCATGTTGGTGCATAAGTTTGCCATGCTGCTGATAAATTAAGGTGGGTATACATATTGGTATAATTGAGCAGGAAGAGTATAAGATAAAATTAATCTGTTTGTATAGAGATTTTAAATTTTGTTGACAATTGTCTGAAGTTTGCACTTAGAGACCGTTAAAAAGGTTACACAATTTAATTTGATGTTTCCGTGGTAGTGGTGACATTCAACCAGATTTATTTTCTTTGATTAGTTTGTTACTCCTCAGTATGTTACAGAATGCTATTTTAGAAATATGTTCGTGATGGCATTCCATAGTATTTTATCGCAAACTAGGCAGCTGGCGTAAAGAATGATAGACATGCACTCTATATCAATGTAGTAATGTTGGTTTAGAGTTTAAACCAGAGTGACAGAATAGTGGCTACTACGTGTAAGATTTTAGACAAGTACTCATTGCACTAGGTTTGTGATGATAGATACTATAGGTCGAGTAACACTCAAATGGTATTAGAGCTCCTGAAGGTCACGACTCGTACGTTACTAGAAGAGCCTTGTAGGCTGAAGTGTATCCAATAGTCTCCCCCCACAGACATTGTCACTGCAACTTACCTTTCTTTTTATTACAGGAAACCAAAGGAATAAATGATTATCAAATCTAACGAACTGAGGTCAATGAGCCCTTCACAAAAGACAACTTTTAGTGTCATTGGAAGAAACCCTTTGACGGAAGTATGTGCTTAAAACCGAACAAAATTCGAGATTTAGCAACTCATAAGCCGAAGAAAAACTGAATGTCCATTTACACAGATAGGTAGATGGAGACAATTGCACATTAGACATTTTATTAAAACGTTATCCATTATAATTTAGTGTATAAAAAGTGTTCATTCACGTAAACACTTATGTTTGTTCATTCCTTTATCCCATGTGTGGCACGTCGTTTTTTAAAATGTGATTTTTAAGACAAATTTGGTGTTGCAACTTCGGCCAAAAGAAGTTGAAAAACAAGAGGCAAGTACAAAAGATTTGGAACAAGCAAGCACAAGGATGTATTCCCACTACAAATACTTGTGAGTCTACTCTTTAGTTATTCAACAATAACACAACAAATATTTGGTACAAAAAAGTTTAACAGTTAAATTACTAACCCCGCTTTTCTCCAACAGATTAAGGGCGTTAAACAGATTACACACTCTACATACCATTCTTGTTCTACGACTTAAAAAGAACAGTCGAGAAGAGAATGATGGATATCAAATATCTTCCACAGAGATCCTGGGACTACGAGATGGTCAGCTTTAATTAATTTCAAACCACATATGTAAATAACAACTTCTACTTGTTACTAAATGGTTAGGTAGGCCCGTCAATATCAATCTTCTCCAAGGGAAGGCTGGGACGTCAATGACCACTTTGTCCAGGCTCCGTATGACCAGTTTCTTGACCTTTGTTGCTGGTGTGTTGGTCATTCCTACCAGGCCACTGCTCTTCTTGCCCAGCATCATCCCCAACTTTTTCCTGCAAAAATCAAATTGAATGGGCAAAAACATTATGCATGCCTTGTGATGGAGACGTGATCGTAACACACTCTTTGTAGATAAGCTTTCCACTGAAAGATATAAAAAGCCTAGTGCAAAAATGAGCAAAAAAGGCATCACACAAGTAAAATCTTTGAATGAAACAGCAACCCTTTAGATTGGAAATCAATCTACCTTGAGAACTGCATTCTGTGCCAAAGCCTGTTCGTAGTCGCTCCTAGCACGACTCAGCTCAGCTCTAAGAGATGCATTTTCTTCTTTCAAAATTTCAGCTCGCTGCGCCAGCTCATCACATTCTGCCTGATTCCCACCAATAAGGCACAAACGATCTTAAGTACCAGATATAGAAACAGATGCATTGATAAATTTTGAAGTACCCCTACAACTACCTGCTTACGTAACCTGGATCGGCGAGCAGATTCCCTGTTGGACTGCTTTCTTCTTTGTCTCTTGAGCTCCCTTTCATCCTGAAAATGAGAAAACAAAATCATAACATGTGATGAGAATAGAGATGTTTCTTTGGTACTGATTAAAAGAACTTTCTTTAGTGTAAAAATAAATCAAAAGGAGCCCCAAGGTTCCGCAATATACCATCTTAATTAGTTGCTTTCTACCTTATTCAATCTTAAGTCAGGATTATATATACAGATTCATTAGAAATCACACATACGCACACACAGGGACTGCATCTGATTCTATAACAATGGAGACTGCGACACTCTTTAAAAAAAGGAAAAGAGGAAgcataatatttgaacaaataatttttttttaataaatggGAAACTGTTAATATGATTAAGACAAATATAAATCAAGCTCTCTGCAAAACTGCAAGTATTTTTGGAGATAAGTTGAAGAATCCGGGAAGGAAAGAGGAGTGATAAAGATGATGAGGTAACATACGGACTACTATGATGCCATTTTAGGTTAGGCTCGCAAGAGCTCATCAAGGTTTTAAAGTGTTACAGTCACATTACATCTGTAGTTACTGCAGTAGCCACAATTCACTTTTTATCTACAAGCCAGCCAATGCTAAAACAAGCAGAATATAGATTCTGTGCAGTGAGATCTAGGGTGAGAAAGAACCTGTAGCCAAAGCTGTGACTGCACATTATCTCTAGCTCCCGCACTAACTATTCCGCCGGTGATGGGAGGAGAAGTTACCTTCCCACGCATAGCAGGAATAGCGGAGGAAGTTGCACCGCCCCAATAATCCATACCAATATTTAAGTTGGTCGTGGGACCAGGAATAACTCCTGCAGTACCAGCGGCTGTAATTGGTACAATGGACAACGGTTGGTTGACCATTGACTGATTTGCATTTTGCCCATTCTGCAAACCATGTGCATTTCCATTCTGAGATGCTTCACCTGTAGCAAAAGCAATATGATGCTTCTTTAGTATCCAATATCACTGCAAAAAAGTTACAAGGTTTCAACACATTAAGAAGGGGCACACCTTCAAGAGAATCATGCCTACTTCCAGACTTGATTTGTAAGTCCTGTACAAAATCATGTACACAAATAAGTGGTAAAGGAAACTATATAacaaattaatatataaatatatatacatatatgtatgtatatggaAGCAGAAATGATATCATGCTGGATCtcctaataataataataatattttctattcatttttattttttaggAAAATAGTATAATACTAGCAGCTTTGAGTTGATGAGTTGAACTGTTGACGCTCTAGGGAATAATGCTAATTGCTAAGATGTTACTCGTGTTTTGCATTATTTCAATATAACGTCTCCCTAATAGGAACCTTTATCTCTGAAACCATACAGAACATTTTAAGAAATCTCCAATATTTGCCAAAGATAGTAAAAAAGTTCAACTTCTAGTTTTTTAGTATATAGTGACTTCAGGGTCCTACCTTAGCTACATTAGCTAACCAAGTTAAAATTTATTCCTTTCCCACAAAACTTCTATTTAATTACTCTTTAACTTAAAGATCTCGAGTTATTTTCcttgcttcttcaaaatcagatCTCCATTTATTCCCTTCTTTCTTTACAATCAGAATTCTGTCGTCAGCTTAAATTTACATCTGCATGCAGCACCGGGGTATTTTTAGACACCAAGGAATCAGAGAAGTATCTGGTTGGGCCAAAAACGGTCTCAATGTTGCTATCAGGTGACTATGCATATTAAAAAAGGATATGTAGTGCTATAGACAGCATAAAAATAAATTATCATAAGAAAAGCTGATACAAAAAAGGAAACATTATTTGTACTAATTAACTATGAATCCAATTTAGTACTGCACACTAAATACGTTCGGGGTGTGCGGGGGTGCGGTTCGACACGTACGGAGTGCGCCACCCGGCATGTCCCCAATCCCCATATTTTACAAATCAGATTTTTTGGGGGGTGCGGGAAGGGCagaaattataatatttttcccACGACTTTCACTTACCAGTTTCAATTAGAGGAGCCCTAATTTGAAGTCTAAAAGGAGAGACAACTGAGGCTACCAAATCTTCGCCATCTCTCATTCCGCCGTCGTACCGTTCACCCTTGCAGTACTGTGGCGCCTAGTGCCGTTTATCTGTCTCCTTTCCGTCGTTAACAACCGGGTATGTTCTTTTCATCCCCATCTTCAATTTCTAGTCATCAATAGTGTGTTTTGTAGATGTGTATAGTCGATGTCAAATCAGTGATATAGTCAGTTCCGCTGTTCATATCATGTATGTATAGCATGTATGTATATGGGTATAACTTCTGTTTGACTGCTGACTATGTTTAGGTGCTTCAATTGAAACCACGAACTGTTCAATTAACTTTTTTATAATTAAGTTATTTGTTGTGCTTATtcttttaatatatatatatatactatttttaatattttaaaaaatttccgTATTCCCCGAATCCCCAAATTTTTAATTTGCTGTATCCCCATACTGCGCACACGCAACCCCGCACCTACACCCATGCTTACTAGCTTACAATACAGACACAAGTCATCACAAGACTATAAGAGGCCAATCAGAAACTGGTGTTCTTAATTCTATATATGAAACCATGCTTCCAATTAATTATTTTACAATCTAATACACAAATAAAAGCATTTATCTGTAAACATGCTTACAAGCTTACACTATACATACATTTTGGGAATTTGCATCACTTCCATCCTCAGTTGATCCATCGCTTGCACTATCACCACTGCAAAGGCAAATAAATTAGTACATTACGTAACAATATAAGAAACGCTACTACTGAACTAAACAGCTAAAATATCAATTATACCTTTTAGAGTATCCTCCATTAGCAGCTGCTCCTAATGTTTTACTGGCTTCATTATTTTTTCCGGTTATCATATTTAAACTGCCCAAACTACCCTTTGACCTTTTAATCGGCAACTTTTCCTTCCCCTCAGACACCTTACCATCGGCTTCTGTGCTTCCAGGTGTACTACCCTGCACGTAAATCTCATTCTTCAGATAGTCTAGTTGAAGAATTTTTAGAAGTAAACCAAAACAAATCTATGTCACTCACGAAAGCCTCAGCAACACCATTAGGAGAAGGCATAGCAAAAGGACTGAATGGATAAGATCCCTGGTGGTTTGGTTTACAACACATTAGTATGTAGCAAAAGACAAGGGAACTAGCCAATCACAGTAACTACAATCAAACATCAGTTACCGGAGGCATAGATGGGTGTGCATATATTCCACCATGGGGATACATAACATATGGATGTGGTGGAGTGCCATATGGCGGCATCATATGCTGCACATAAACAATAATCAAATAGAAATCACTTACAAGTCAGTGTTATTCAAGGCACCAGACTTAGAACATCATTTTAAAGCTTTGACCATCCTCGTAATAACATTGAGGCATTATGAAATCCCACTAATATGCCCCAGATAGCCACGAAATCAACCCCTTGTATAGCTTATGATTAGAGCACAGTTTGTCAACATGCACTGTCAGGGATTTTATAAGGGTGGAAAAGAATACTATCCAATAATCCCTTTTCAAAAATCTGAACATTCCTGTGTGTTGTTCAATCCTAAATGTTCTTTTCAGATATATTTCTATCTTAATTACATCAGTGGTCCGATCAAGTTCTCCTAAGGGCCTATGTCTTAGAGTCATTTGCATATTGTATTTGAAGGCAAATCATACCGCCTGGTCCACACAATATTGCAAAAGAATAAGACTTAACGCACCTAAAGCCCAGTAACAGAATGCACATAATTATATACGGTATGGATCTATTGTGCAGCTAATGTGAAAGGTCAATTAGTTCTAACAAAGGAATCTACAAATTTCAAATCAAGTAACTAGAAGCATACCTGGACTCCCCACATGTAAGGATGAGGAGCTTGAGGACTTGATGCCATATACCCATGTGGAGGCATAGGAGAATATGCCTGAAgaaattaaaacaaataaatCTAGAAAATGTTTCTACATTTTCTATTGACGAGAAATGTTTAAGAAGCAAAACCTGAAACCCAGACCAGTCTGGAGTAACGGGgccagcagcagcagcagcagcagcagcaggtgATGGCTGCTCCTAAACATTACCAAGAAACACTCACATAATTTTATATTTGTAACAAGAGACATGGTATAACTAGAACTAGTCAAAAAACATATGAATAAACATGTAAAGAACTCGTAGGAGCTTCTTAAAAACCATTGGTAAACCTGAGAAGTAGGGATCTTTGGCTCCTTAGCCTCTTTTACATCCTTGGGTGTTTTATCCATCCCACTACTACCCATAATCTATACGGATTACTCCCTAGAAGCCATCCTGCAGAATACAAACCGCGTCATATAATGCAGTTTAACCAGATACAGTTCACCACTTAAAAAACCCAAGTGTGAAGCATTGTATACATTTCCTACGTACTTTACACTAACATATTCCAGCTAAATCAGTTATACAAGTAAATGCAAATTAAAACACTTTCGCAAATCTCCCATCTACTTAAAAAATATACTTGGTCCAAAACTTTATTAACCAGCAATGCAGAATCAATAAAAATGTAACTTTTAGACACACCAACTATCCTTATCTACGTTGGGAAATTATGTTACAGCAACAGTAGCTGTGATAAAATACGGAACAATCCCCCAATTTTAACTCCGAAACAAAAATCAAATATTAAACTAACAATCCAACCCTAGTTTCAGGTCTTACACATATCAGTAAATTCTACCAAACATAAAAACAAACGGAATTTAGCAATAAAATCATATACGAGCTCAAATTTAAGCTTAAACactaataaaaaaaataaacaaaaaaataaaattaaaattgaaagcTGATAAATTGAATTTACCGTCAAGCAAAGCCAAATTAAAATCCAAAACTCCAGCTTCAGAGTCAACTCAATTGATACAAAAACTGCAAAAAGTAAAAATTAAAACTTATGTTAAAACAAACAAGCAAGTCAAGAAACCAAAAAAAACTAGATCAATGAATTAATCAACAAATTACGTATGATTTTGTAAATACATACAGGGAGTTATGAGGATAAAGAGATGAAATAAGAAAGAGTGTAAGTAATTTAGAAAAATAGGAGAAATTAGGGTTTGAAAATTGGAGGTGGAGATCGTTGAGTTTGGGAGGGAGAGAAGTGAAGTCGTAATGTCGTATTGTTTCTCGTCTCTCTCGCACACACTGATTGTTTTGTGTATGGTCGAATTTTTACCTTGTTTTTTTAACGAATCACTGAATCTTCAACCATTTTTAACGGCTGCTAAATtaacttttttattttttcaCAGGTGTTAAATACCGGGTGGTGGCCCTAAATGTCACTTGTGGGTTAAAAATGACCCTAAATATCATTTCGAAATGGTATATTGTATAATGTTTATGTAAAAGACATAAAACGGTATTTCGTGTAACGTTTTGACATTTTAATAAAACGGTAGATAAAGTACCGTTTTGGTACAAAACGCTATATGATGTACCATTTTGAGCCAAAACGTTACTTCAACTAACGTTTTGcacattataaaaaaattagCTCTATAGCCCGTACAATGCACGGGCATGCTCTATATTGCGttaattcaattttattttattattgtgaTTGGTAACAATATATTTATGTTATTTTCCGATGGATAAATGATATATTTATTTGTGTATGTGAGCATGAGTATTTGTGGTATGATTACAATGTTGTTagattatttgttttaattacaATTATTGACAGTATATGCATGTGGTTGCTAGGTGGATTGAGTACGTATTTGTTTGAATATATATGAGTTATGTTTTGGATGTGGTGATATTTGGGTTGAACGTATTCTTGAAAATTTGACTCCAACAATATAGGTTATAATTGGTATTTCTTGTTGTCGACTGCTAATGGCGATCCATGTGggttgttttaaaaatatttgtggTATTTCTTGTTGTCCACTGCTAAAGGTGATCCATGGGGGTTGCTGTAAAAGTGTTTGTGCTTATTTGAGAATACTGCAAGATATAGTAGTTTGtacatttataattttattttgattgttatttgaatatttattcttgaCCTCAATAACTTTTCACATCTCTCATTCAATATTAACAAATACATAGTTCTGAACATGTTAGGCTTCTTCTGGTTTCATTTGATACAAAAGCATTACTAAGATTATCTGCTTCAGTCGCTGTCATTCTTTCAAGTTGTGACGTGTAAGGTCGCAACTAAACATCGATATAAACAAACACGATCATATGTTTAATGAAGGCTATAAGGCAAAAATTATATGTGTGTCTGTATTCATTTTCTACCATACATTTCAAAGAAAATAACACATGAGAAATAGAATGGTATATAATTCACTTTGGACGATTAAAGAAAATAATAACAAGATATCTCGGAGGTCGATTACTTATACATAATACAATCTTTAGCTAGTGTGATGCACGGACATTCTCTAAATATGTATAAAATATTGATTTGTTCATAATTAAGCTGAACCACACAAAGACCGCCGGCAACAAATATCTCTTGACCTGTGGACCTGTCTCACGTGCAAAGAAATCGGAATTCATGAATAAGTCAAAAACCACCTCGTATGTGAAATATCTCTTTTGTGTTCCTGGAGTACATATCATTCATCTGCAAAGAAACCAGATCCAGCCGTATGATGCGAAAGAGCTACAATTCAAACTCTTCCAACGGGTATACTATGTATGGCAGATCAAAGATCGTAGGCTTCCTATTCTTGCTTGCCTCAACGCGCCGCAGCCACTACTTTGACTCCTTAGGAAAGGAAAGAAAGGAAGCAGAGAATGAAGAGAGTTCTCTAATCGAAACTTGAAGTTGGTAGGGGGGTTGCTACAGTGATTCGGGCGGTTGGGGAGTTGGAAGAATCCGTTTTTATGAATAAGTTGTCCAAGTTGCCAAGAAAGAGTTCCTTTACGGCCAAATCTCAATTTGTGGAAAGTAATTTATTTGTATGTTAAAAATgtgattaaaaatattttatgtatttgatatGTTAAAAATGTGATTGATTAGTGATACAACACTTAGTGTCAATACAAGTTTGAATtgtacttatatatatacatacacacacacatattatatatatatatatatgaaagttCCTTAATCTTTGTCGAAATTCGAATTTATTTGTACCATAAAAATATAATAGTTAAAGTGACAATAGTATATATAATTTATCTAATTAGATGCATTAATAGTTCAATGCACATATGTATGCTCGATACGTAATTTTTTCAGTTGACATATAACTCATATGTTATTAattgtcaaatttataatatgaATACGTGAATTATAAATGTTaatatttagaattttaaatTTCTCTGAAATATCAAAAAATACTTAATTTGAATTAGGTTTATGTTTGATATGTTTCTCGCGTATAAATATTGGAtgatatattattatgaataATATTATTGAAATATTTTATGTATATATGGACTTATTACTCAAACATAAATCTAAATCAAAATAAGTAGTTTTTGGTATATATTTCAgtgatatttaaaaatataaatattaatggTGCATTAATTGAAAGAATAAGTGTGAAATAAATATCACTAAATTATGAACGGACATGAAAATATATATAATTCGTTaatttttttagattttttatGTGTTTATATTATAATTGCGGTTAGATTATTTTTTGTGTCAAAAATGTGATTGATGACTAAAAGTTAGTAGCTCGATCGAGTATTCAATTCGAGTATTCGCTTTTAAAATGCTAGTCTGGTTCGAATAAGTACATATacatgtatgtgtgtgtgtgtgtatgtgtatatctatgtatatatgtatatatgaatatgtatatgtgtatactAATTATgtaaatttaataaattttaacaaatgattatatatttaaataaattttacaTTTACGTTAATGTATATAGTACACAATGGTGAAGCATATTAATGATGCgtcaattaatatatatatatattaattatgagtaacaaatattatataagtattgatattcaactaataaatattaattgtgagaataaatataaaataaatattatatagatgTTAAGTAAGGGCATAATAGTCATATAAATTAATTTACTCAACAAACTCGCTtgttgttgtattatatatatatagtagtTAATAGATTAATTAGCTATTAAGTATGTTTTAATAAAAATTAGTTATTAATGCGTAGAGAATTAAATATCTTATAATAATGGAGGTATTAATACGAAATAA
Encoded here:
- the LOC141663800 gene encoding uncharacterized protein LOC141663800 is translated as MGCFISQLASNFAFFPPSPPTYQVKKRDDGKLVAVSTTSSLPLPYSDDGSLDVLSLKTKRGNKIVAFYFKNPFARLTLLYSHGNAADLGQLYDLFVQLKANLRVNLIGYDYSGYGASSGKPSEHNTYADIEAVYECLETQYGISQEDIILYGQSVGSGPTLHLASRLPRLRGVVLHSAILSGLRVLCHVKFTLCFDIYRNINKIRKVKSPVLVIHGTEDDVVNWLHGDGLWKMARDPYEPLWIKGGGHCNLELYPDYIHHLCKFVQEMENMTTEVRLKKIRQNLPLPKGPNATVAKSTKCCCCGIRLRWPKCLTCSIPSCLHCSKPSCLKWSSHSCLKCSSPGCCFKCPSCSCVKCLSCSCFNCFSGSKSQGCQPRCPECFKPGLTKCSCGVRCSCWCISLPCC
- the LOC141666850 gene encoding bZIP transcription factor 16-like; this translates as MGSSGMDKTPKDVKEAKEPKIPTSQEQPSPAAAAAAAAGPVTPDWSGFQAYSPMPPHGYMASSPQAPHPYMWGVQHMMPPYGTPPHPYVMYPHGGIYAHPSMPPGSYPFSPFAMPSPNGVAEAFGSTPGSTEADGKVSEGKEKLPIKRSKGSLGSLNMITGKNNEASKTLGAAANGGYSKSGDSASDGSTEDGSDANSQNDLQIKSGSRHDSLEGEASQNGNAHGLQNGQNANQSMVNQPLSIVPITAAGTAGVIPGPTTNLNIGMDYWGGATSSAIPAMRGKVTSPPITGGIVSAGARDNVQSQLWLQDERELKRQRRKQSNRESARRSRLRKQAECDELAQRAEILKEENASLRAELSRARSDYEQALAQNAVLKEKVGDDAGQEEQWPGRNDQHTSNKGQETGHTEPGQSGH